agaagaacggctgctttttctgttgatcctgaaattcggctaccacatctcagttttctctgacaacccatgtgcctctgtttgtaggtacaactaccacttatcaacgactaattagcagaacatccgttgaagctttcatccgttgatgacttcatccgttgaaggatgttatccgttgaagctttcatccgttgatgctctcatccgttgaaggatgttatccgttgaagcttttagagacatccgttgaagcttagcttctcatccattgaaggtctttaagtcatccgttgataccacttcatttatacaaaattacaaggcatgaaatatttacaattggccttcctatctgcatatcatctagtagtcaacatgactcatagtttctctcaacttctaagaattacattttaaatacagagactgaaatatgctacaatactagacttatttctaagtaaagctacaccatcaacggatagccaaagtggtcttatccgttgaggctacagacactaaatttctacttaagtgttttgttaaacatatcatcaaactaatgcacatatattcctaacagtttcTCTTCCCCCGAGAGAGGTCGGTATGCCTCTATCTCTTCGGTCACCACTGGTTCACGATTGAATTTCCTGTCCCCGAACATGGCCTTTTCAATCCTGGACAGCCTGGTGCCGGACACATCGCCTTCCTCCTCCTGGTCGGAGTCCGAAGTCAGTGCGACCTTCATCCTCCTCCTTCTGTGGTGTGATTCAGAGTCCGTGGACTCATCTTCCTCAACATAGACACACTTCACTTTTTGAGAGTTTTTTCCCCTTCGGTTTCCTCAAGCGAAGCCCTAAGAGCCTTCTCTTCCAATTCCAACTCCTCCCTTCTCATCTTGATGGCCTTAAGTTTCAGCGTGTCGGCTTTTCGTTTCTTAGTACTCGCTTGTTCGGTCTCATTAGCCTCTTTGGATTTTTCCTTTTCCTTGGCCAATTTCTCAGCCCTCTGCTTCCTCACCATTGCTTGTTCCTCAGGAGTTGGGATTATTTCGGCTTCCTCATCGAAATCCGTCTCCAGATTCTGAGGGGTGATAACAGATTGTAGAGTATGATTGAGTTTTAGATCAGTGAAGCTCGGAGGGCCGTGTTCATCGTTGTCGTTAGTCATTGTTTCAGATCTCAGTACTTAATCTCGTATTTCCTACAGACAGCGCCAAATGTTATAACCTAATTTTTTTCGACCTCGTCTCCGCCTAGATGAATAGACTTCGGCCTGTAAAGAGAAGAATGCGAGGGACGatcccccgattcacctccggtgtcAGAATAAGTTAATAGGTTTTGATATGGATAAATCGGAATATGAGATAATATTATATTGTGTATATATGAACCTCTCATTGTGCGTATATAACCTGCATTAAATTAACGTCCCTTTCCGGGGTCTTCGGCATGTTCCACTTTAAGGGGGTAGTGGACGTTGTGGACAGGAGATTGCGTCTTCTCGATTATTGGGCTGCCCCTGATCTGGTCGACCTTCTTTCGGTCCACGCCATACCGATTTGTCTTCGGGCCAACTTGAAACATGGGCCTAACATAGTGGCCCTTGAACAATACCCATTGAATACGTATTTGAAAGATGTGTGTACAAATGCGTATTCAAATTTGGCAGTTAGTGAAGACGCATTACGCATTCTCAGAATGCGTATTCCtttaaagaaaataaagaaatgcgCATTCTCAGAATGCGAGTGAGAATGtgtgttctttatttttttataaaaagttGAATACGCATGTGTAAAATACGTATTCAGTGAGAATTTTGGGCGGAACATACCGCCAATCAGCATTTTGAACAGTTGAAACTGGAAAACAATGTATTTTGGACATTATTTCACTTACAAACACGGTCGACAAATAGGATGATAAATATTTACCAACTTCTAAAAGATAAGTAATTTATAAGATATATCCGAATAAAATATGAGATAAGTAATTTATAAGAATGAAACATAAAGAATATTAACATATGCTAGAAAACAGGCGGGTTAAATATGAAATGTATGATCAATCTTATATTTATTAGACTAAATTATATTTGTGTTTTTCTGTTTTAAACAAACGTATACTTGTAATAAATTAGGAAATTTTGTAAAATAATGGTTTACTTaatgttttatattttttatttaattacttattttcCTATTTTGCTTGGGAAACGTATCGTAAGTCCTGATTTTCTgacaaataataaatataaatagatATTAGATAGCCACAAGTGTAGTTGAGTGTACCGCACCTTATCTGAAGAATCAAAATAATAGGATAGAGATGATCATTTTAGGTGATGCAACAGGTTAGCTGTAGAATCAAAACTCTGTTTTTGTTGCCATGCTGCCACGTCAAACTCACTTAAAATGGCTCCAATCTGAGATCAAATGTATAGCTTATACTAGGTTTGAGTAACAAACAAAACATAATTATTCAAGATAATGATCTCCAGACTCTCTTCTCTCTCAAATACTAATATTTACTTGCATAACTCATCTTCTTTCCTTAAATACAATTGTAGTAGTAACAAGTCATCTTCTTCTAAACTCTTCTTTGTCGGAAAGTGTCGGAATTTCTCTATGGCCAGCGTTTCTTCTTTGTACTCTAACAATGGAAATGGAACTCCAGATTCTGATTTTAAGGTACCTTTTtgtttctatatatatatatatatttttgcaacTTTTGTTAACCActgataattatattttttataattaacaCTCTCGCGTACGTCTTAGTTTTGACATGATTGGAACCTACCCTCGACCGCTGATGATCATTTGTTGCCCCGCATAGGCACGAAATTATTCATAGGCGTGTGGTATGCTTATGTGAAAATTATAAGTTTGGAATGAAAATCAGAAACTAATTACAATCATCTTTTGTTTAGTTAACAATGAAAAGTGGTGATGATTCCGTGGCAGAACTCGAATTTTAAAAAATCTGAGTTGAGGGGTTTGAAATGTTTTATTTATCAACTTTATAAGATTGAACATTGGCTAGAATAAAAAATTTACAATAACTCGATCTTCCTTGTCCCTCCCGTAGTTCGGCCACCACCATGTatattaatcaattaaaaataaaatacaaagtTAATCACAATCATCCGTCACCATTATGCAAAATTTATTGGTCAAGTGATTATACTAATAAGTGATTTGTTTTTATATCGTGTTTTTTAAGTTAATTGATATTGATATTCAGAAGAGATCAAAGTGGCAAAAGTGAAGTTTTAAATATAGTCTTTTTTATTTGTGAAATTTTACCTTCTGTAATTGAGCCAGATGAAGTGTATTTGGGTTGTGCAACTATGAAGGAAAGGAAACCTTATCTATGCATCTTCAAAATTTTATGTTCAAAATGTAGGTAGCCCCTGTTTACTAAGGAAAGACATAAGGTGTCTAAGTTCTTAAGACTTCCCTTTTTGTCGTTAAGCAGTATAAGATGTTTTGAGTTACAGTATCACCTGTGATatgatatatttttttctttaataTGTTCAATTGCTTTTGTCCTGTGGCTGATGTGGATGTTTGATAGCAGGGAGGTGTGTCATTCCTTAAAAATGTATTGGGCAGTATGGAGGCTGTTTATTTGAATCGGAATCCCACTGCTAAAGCCATTTTGGAACTCGTTGATTCAACTGACAAGGATCATATATGCTATGATCATATTGCTTTCCGGACATTTGGGGTACGTTTTTGTTATTGCTAATTTCATTGATTCCTTTAGAACTGATCCAACATTTTACTACCGACAGACTCCTTTTACTGTTAATGTTTATTAATTTGTCTTACCAAGATCATATAATGTAAGCGACGACTATTTTCGATTTTTTATTATTGTTCTTTGGGGTTTCTGACATGggaatatatacatacatttgaTTCAATATCTTGTTACTGGTTTTTATTCAGGTAAGTGGACATGGAATTGACTCTTTGGCCAAATTTTTCCTTGACATGGGTTATTCTCAAAGAGATGAATTACGCTTTCCAGCAAAAAAGTTGAAAGCTTTTTGGTTTTCTCCTCCTAGTCTTCCGGTTCTTGAAGGTGGTAGTGGTATTAAGGGTCCCTTGCCCAGAGTATTTATATCAGAACTTCTTGTGGATCAAATGAGTTCAGAAGCTCAGGTTTGTTATTTTTATTAGCTATTTATGTCAAGCTTCTATAAGACTAAGACCATTTTTATTTTACGAGATTTAAATCCCCATACTGGTTGCTTATTTACTTTCGAAAGACTACTATTCTGTGAACTAAATTTCAATCATATTCTTAGTTCATTCTCAAAGGATGATAGTACCTAGCGAGAATGGTATCTTACTATCCCTTGAAATGAACTATAACCTGATTCAAATTTGTTCATGGAACCGTTTCAACACATGCTTGTTTGATTTGTAACGCCACTTGTATGTCACCCCATTATATTGCTACTTATTCCACCGTCTCTCACAACGAAGAGTTAATTGCTGAATATAGCACTGAAATTCCATGGTGTTGCAACTTTTTTGAAGCTAAGACAGTGAGGACGTGTCTGATTTCTCCACCCTAATCCTATTTATAAGTATAATTTGTGCAATAGCTAAAAGATAGAACTATATTTATAGAATTTCCAATCTAATGCACTGCTTTAATCGAACAGAAAAGAGCTCGATTTTGATGCTCTGGTTATCTCTGCCGCATCATCAATTCATTGAAAATTAAGAGACAGGTTTTAGAAAATGGTTTAATTTAAATCTAGTTTCGGAGTGGAAGTTCTATTTTAGCACCAAAATTTACCTTTTGGAGTTGAGACATAACAATAGCTAGAGTTGTTTTAGAGCTAGCTAGCATTTGACTTGCTAGCTAGCTCTAAGATGCATATAATGTTCAGCCTATTTTTATTAATTGAGCTGTAGCATGAGAAAAGCTGGATATGGTTAAAATTTCTACTGAAACCCATGACAGAGGTTTTTGTTTCAGCAACAACACTTGTGAAAGTTAGGTTTCAGAGAATAACAGCTTCTTCAGAAAATACCATTCGAAAACAGGTTCTGAAGTTTTGGTCTTAATCTACGCAGTCATGTTTTTGGAGGAATCAGAACAAGCATCACTTTTCCTTTCTACTTTTTTGATCTCTTTCTATGTTGTGATGCTTAGATACTAATTGATTTCGCCTATATTTATCAACTTGCACCAAAATCATTTTGTCTTTATGTTCAAGAGAGTTCCTTTTTCCATGCAGGACATAATTAAAAAGTACACCAACATATCAGATAGGGCTTGTAATCACGCAGCACTTGCAAGTGCAGTGGGATCCTTAATATGGGAAAAGCCATTGCATTCTGAATTCCAGAGATTGGCCAGGTATAATTGTTTAATCAAGTGCAATGATTTTGATAGGAATATCCAATCTAACGTGTTAGATGGGCAGATCATTGTAAAAAAAGTATGCATCATATCTTGTAGAGTATAGCTCATATCTTTAAGTTTTAAAAAACTTGATGAGCTCATATCCTTCAGCTATGCATTTAATTTAGTACAGTTATTAAGAAGTTTGTTTATTCTATCTATTTTTAGTTGTTATGTCTCGTTGTTTGTCGAGTATTCGTGCTTATTATGATCCAATGGATTTCAGAGAGAGCGAATATGCTGCATGGACGCTAGTAAATGGATATGCATTAAATCATGTCACAATATCCATTCACCGTTTAACATCGCAAATAAAGAATATTGAAAGCTTTAATCGATTTGTCGAGAAGAATAATTTCAAACTGAATTCTGAAGGGGGGGTTCTGAAAGGTTTGAACCAAGAATTTCCTGACATGTAGATAATTTCTCTGTCTTTTTAAGCATCAACgcgtataattattttttatctCATTATTGGGTTGATGGTTGTAACAATTTCAAAATTTCAGTGAGCCCTGATGGTCTTCTGTTACAAAGTTCGACTGTGGCAGACTCCTTCTCTTTTGAGTTCTCTGATGGTATCACAGATTCAGTACCTTGCTCTTACATAGAGTTTGCTGAACGCATGGTACTGCCACAGTACAAAGATATACCTAAAGAAGAGGTTAGAAAATGATTGCGTCTTCTCTACATTTTGCTTgttaaaaaactaacattttttttgttaaaaaaataacATTTGTTTCGTTTGTAATTATATACACTCTTGACTGATGTATGTTGCTAATTGTTCTTTCCCTAATTTATGCCTATTGTTACAAACACAATCACTACACAACTCTCACCGCATTACATGTTTACACAAAGTTGTTAAGTTTCTAACAGTTTATTTAATGAACACACAAAGGTCAAGGAGTTTCATAGGCGTGATGGATTCGAAGTTGGTAATGCTGACAAGATTTTTGAGAGCACGTCTATGGATCAATTAACAAGGAGAACTGTATACTGAGAGACTGAAGCATCAGCTTCTGCATTCATTATTTGGGAATTTGAAGAATGAAGATCCATGAAAGTGCTTTATATGCTAGAGTTGTTATGCCTCGATCTAGGGGGGAATGTGTATATAGTACAATATGTTGTTTATTGTGGTTCCAATAACAAGATTGATCCTCGGTCTAGATATAATGTAAACAGGTGGATACAGATGTCATGGTTATAATCTGTATTATATCAATATTCGCTATTAGACTGTTTGACATTAAGCATGGCTTggtaaaataaaagaaaaaaatcaCCACAGGAGCTATACATCTCCTCGGAACAAATAAAACACAGGTTGAATAAGGTGTAAGGAACCATAACAAAAAAAAAGATCATGGAACCATAACAAAAAAAAAAGATCATTCAACAATTATCTAAAAATACATATTAACGTACAACAGGCATTGCGTTTTTTGAAAGCTATTAAGAACAACATTCTAGGTACAATTTAACTTCAAGCTTCTTTTACATAGGAAAGAAGATGCCGCTTTTTATGTTTTAAATGCAAGTATTTACTTCGGTGAATGTCAGCTCCTAGTACATTACTTTCTCCAGCATTGGATGTCGTGCTTGTTTCAAAGATTGCAACAGCATAATTTATAAGGAATAGACTATGTGTGTGCCTCCAATCCTTTGTCCGCCATCCAAGACCCAACGGACCGACAAATATACTTTTGTTCAGCCACGAGAAGAGGAAGTATAGTACATTTGGCACTAAGAAGCGAAGCCCAGACTAGCATTGTCTATGACTTGCCCTGAGGTTTCGGTGAATTATGTGGGAACTGATGATACGGAGAAGCATGGGTACCTTTTGGCATTGAGAGGCTCCTCGGATTTTGCCCGGGTCTTGAAAACGAACCTGCTTGTGATCTTATAATACCATTTGATCCATTTCTAGTGTTCGGGCTAGATGCAACTCGATCAGCTTGCATGGTTTTGAAATAATAAGATGAGCTTGCCATGTCCTTCAGGTTCGGCAAAGGCTTCAGTGCTTCAACTACCTCACTCATACGAGGCCTTACTTTCGGGTCTCTGCTAAGGCAGCGAGCAGCCAAATGCGCAGCTTTCTGGGCACCTTTTACTGAAAAATGACCTTCGAGCCGAGGATCTATCAACTTATAAAATTTTCTTCTCTCCCCAAGATGAGGTCTTGCCCACTCCACAAGGTTATGCTCCCCATTTGGACGATTCTTGTCCATCGACCTCCTACCACTCAAAATTTCGAGCATAACCACACCAAAGCTGTACACATCACTTTTTGATGTAAGATGTCCTGAAATAAAGAGTGATTAATAAAAAAACACTTTAAAAAAAGGGATAAATGAGAAACCGAATTCCACAAGAAAGGTACTACTGGAAAGTCTACAAGTACAAATTTTCCATTTGGAACAAAGCTATATCTGTAACTTCTAATGAAGGGCGATAAATAAATAAAGTGGGTGTTTGTTTCCCCGTTTAATCATAAAATAAATACTTTTCTTATTGAAAAAAATAGAAAGTACCAATCATAGTGCGTTATTTACAAATTAATAGACCAGGAGCAAATTTCTGGTCTGTGACGTATGCTACTTTCTTCATGATTGGCAGAAAACGGACACCATAGTATTAGCCATGTAGTGTCAAACTATCTAGGACACTACGAACTATAAGCATAGTCCATATTTCAAAAACTAATTCATGGAATGATATAATAATAAAACTGTGCACAGTAAAAAATCACTATAACAGTAGGAAAAAGTTCTCTTTCTTTTAACTACTTCAGTATGCAAAAATCTTAGCTATTCTGAGAAATCAATTTCTTTTCCCATGTACCACCATGCATGATACATGGATGCGAATCATAACTTCCGGTCAGTAAGAGTATCAGGCAGTTCTTTGAAGTGAGGAAAGGAGACAAAGAAGCCTTGCTTATCTTAATCTTCAATCACATTTATTAGAAAAGCAGTTTTCAATTTG
This genomic interval from Apium graveolens cultivar Ventura chromosome 8, ASM990537v1, whole genome shotgun sequence contains the following:
- the LOC141677692 gene encoding 2-oxoadipate dioxygenase/decarboxylase, chloroplastic, coding for MISRLSSLSNTNIYLHNSSSFLKYNCSSNKSSSSKLFFVGKCRNFSMASVSSLYSNNGNGTPDSDFKGGVSFLKNVLGSMEAVYLNRNPTAKAILELVDSTDKDHICYDHIAFRTFGVSGHGIDSLAKFFLDMGYSQRDELRFPAKKLKAFWFSPPSLPVLEGGSGIKGPLPRVFISELLVDQMSSEAQDIIKKYTNISDRACNHAALASAVGSLIWEKPLHSEFQRLARESEYAAWTLVNGYALNHVTISIHRLTSQIKNIESFNRFVEKNNFKLNSEGGVLKVSPDGLLLQSSTVADSFSFEFSDGITDSVPCSYIEFAERMVLPQYKDIPKEEVKEFHRRDGFEVGNADKIFESTSMDQLTRRTVY